From Acidobacteriota bacterium, one genomic window encodes:
- a CDS encoding ERAP1-like C-terminal domain-containing protein produces the protein MIFKLLVMICVLAAAGFAQMPAVEPGVSLELAKWRAARYSDVRYKLDLTLEKMSPVLKGTIEIRVRVEEKRSGGEGENASPGTQAPSPANAGSSGVANVPIILDWRSIRGSERLSTISNVTINGTIAVPKGARFEEEKAGVEILGPRYQESNEHLVFNDHVVIGENVIKLDFTSPILTSGSAITRYVDKEDGAEYIYSLFVPSDASTAFPVFDQPDLKARFSVTALTSSGWRFVTNTLASSDPYFDIPGDPERPNAAAVKFEAPSTKPISTYVFAFAAGPWERVSVPPAVAGGVSAPRLKAPPATAGGTDSDAVPAPSIYVRKSQVAKFRPHAAEVFRLNREGIKFLESYFDYKFPFPKYDIVLIPEFPFGGMEHAGATFLRESSVIFPQEPTKNDYISRANLIFHEAAHQWFGDTVTMKWFDDLWLKEGFAEFMAYKTLEKVMPEYNAWKVFYERNKQAAYLTDSTKGTTPIYQEIANLNSAKSAYGNIVYRKAPSFLRQAEFYLGPDKFQTAVRAFLKKHEYANAGWEDLVKEFEAASRTDLKAWANVWVTKPGMPVISKKSVKGWDEMHGCCFYSFYQINAQDTGTTWREKTKFLQIVVNSQTNEEQTRFTYGLESIGPMTGILTADDQSKAPFFGESTKGWGGKGKSPFFGLPPDGTYFVYIPNYQDYGYGIFLLDDKSRDYVLKNIQNEKDDFLRTMMWGCLWDSVREGELDPKEYVELVVKNLKLEPDESTIQTLLGRVSTAMRYYIDAKGEPPASAGGQGRNDDRRTQNKSTRPPANAGGSPLEIRVENLLIDRMQNASTPGQKITYYRSFLNIASSENARRIMKEILKKSAAPGGSKGEPPASAGGQAASVRPAAGKPGSGPPANAGGSAFSTKDRFDIVSRLIILGDPEAPKLLAELEKSETSDEAKRYAYAAKAGFATAENKAKFWNDFVNNKDISERWIEAAFGNFNNVRHSEITLPYLERALAELPNLKRNRKIFFVNGWLGAFIGGQKSEQALAIVNKFLADNPGLDKDLRLKILENVDLIERAVKIRARY, from the coding sequence ATGATATTCAAACTCCTTGTGATGATCTGTGTTTTGGCGGCGGCGGGTTTTGCGCAGATGCCGGCGGTTGAGCCGGGCGTTTCGCTGGAGCTGGCGAAATGGCGGGCTGCCCGGTATTCGGATGTGCGGTACAAGCTGGATCTGACGCTTGAGAAGATGTCGCCGGTTTTGAAGGGGACGATCGAGATCCGTGTGAGAGTGGAGGAGAAGAGGAGTGGGGGAGAAGGGGAGAATGCGTCGCCGGGAACGCAGGCCCCTTCGCCTGCAAACGCCGGTTCCTCCGGCGTGGCGAACGTGCCTATCATTCTAGATTGGCGCAGCATTCGTGGCAGCGAAAGACTTTCTACAATCTCGAACGTTACGATTAACGGAACCATCGCTGTACCAAAGGGCGCGAGGTTCGAAGAAGAAAAGGCCGGCGTTGAGATTCTTGGCCCGCGGTATCAGGAGTCGAATGAGCATTTGGTCTTCAATGATCATGTTGTCATTGGTGAGAACGTCATCAAGCTTGATTTCACCTCGCCGATCCTGACGAGCGGGTCGGCGATCACGCGGTACGTGGATAAAGAGGACGGGGCGGAATATATCTATTCGCTCTTCGTCCCCAGCGACGCCAGCACGGCGTTTCCGGTGTTTGACCAGCCGGATCTGAAGGCGAGGTTTTCCGTGACGGCACTGACTTCCTCCGGATGGAGATTCGTGACCAACACTCTTGCGTCGAGCGATCCCTATTTTGATATACCAGGCGATCCCGAGCGTCCAAATGCGGCCGCAGTGAAATTTGAGGCTCCTTCGACCAAACCGATCAGCACCTACGTCTTCGCATTCGCGGCCGGGCCGTGGGAACGCGTGTCGGTACCACCTGCGGTAGCGGGTGGGGTCTCGGCGCCGCGACTCAAAGCCCCACCCGCTACCGCAGGTGGTACTGACTCGGACGCCGTTCCGGCTCCCTCGATCTACGTACGCAAATCCCAGGTCGCAAAGTTCAGGCCCCACGCTGCCGAGGTCTTTCGGCTTAACCGTGAGGGCATCAAGTTTCTCGAGTCCTATTTCGACTACAAATTCCCGTTCCCGAAGTACGACATTGTGCTAATACCGGAGTTTCCGTTTGGCGGGATGGAGCATGCGGGGGCGACTTTCTTGCGGGAATCGTCGGTCATCTTTCCGCAGGAGCCGACTAAGAACGACTATATTTCGCGGGCCAACCTTATCTTTCACGAAGCGGCGCATCAGTGGTTTGGGGACACGGTGACGATGAAATGGTTCGACGACCTGTGGCTAAAGGAAGGCTTTGCCGAGTTCATGGCGTACAAGACGCTCGAAAAGGTGATGCCCGAATACAACGCCTGGAAGGTCTTCTACGAACGCAACAAACAGGCCGCCTACCTCACCGACTCCACCAAAGGCACCACACCCATCTACCAGGAGATCGCCAATCTGAATTCCGCCAAAAGCGCCTACGGCAACATCGTCTATCGCAAAGCCCCGTCGTTTTTGAGACAGGCAGAGTTTTACCTCGGACCGGACAAGTTTCAAACGGCGGTGCGTGCGTTTTTGAAGAAGCACGAGTACGCGAATGCGGGTTGGGAAGATCTGGTGAAGGAGTTTGAGGCGGCGAGCCGAACGGATCTCAAGGCGTGGGCAAATGTTTGGGTTACAAAACCTGGAATGCCAGTGATTTCAAAAAAATCGGTGAAAGGTTGGGATGAAATGCACGGATGTTGCTTCTACTCGTTTTATCAAATTAACGCGCAGGACACTGGTACAACCTGGCGTGAAAAGACAAAGTTTCTGCAAATTGTCGTCAATTCTCAAACCAATGAAGAACAAACGCGATTTACTTATGGCTTAGAGTCAATTGGACCAATGACTGGAATCTTGACAGCCGATGATCAATCAAAAGCTCCGTTTTTTGGCGAGTCAACTAAGGGATGGGGCGGTAAGGGCAAATCCCCGTTTTTCGGCTTGCCGCCCGACGGCACTTACTTTGTTTATATTCCAAACTACCAAGACTACGGCTACGGCATCTTCCTCCTCGACGACAAAAGCCGCGATTATGTCCTGAAAAATATCCAGAACGAAAAGGACGATTTTCTCCGCACAATGATGTGGGGCTGCCTCTGGGACAGCGTCCGCGAGGGCGAGCTTGACCCGAAGGAATACGTTGAGCTGGTCGTCAAAAACCTAAAACTAGAACCCGACGAAAGCACCATCCAAACCCTCCTCGGTCGCGTATCGACGGCGATGCGGTACTATATCGACGCCAAGGGAGAACCACCTGCGTCAGCGGGTGGTCAGGGCCGGAATGACGACCGCCGTACCCAAAACAAATCGACCCGACCACCCGCTAACGCAGGTGGTTCTCCCTTAGAGATCCGCGTCGAAAACCTCCTCATCGACCGCATGCAAAACGCCTCAACCCCGGGGCAGAAGATCACGTACTACCGCTCATTCCTAAACATCGCATCGAGCGAAAATGCACGGCGGATAATGAAGGAGATACTTAAAAAGTCGGCGGCCCCGGGCGGCTCTAAGGGCGAACCACCTGCGTCAGCGGGTGGTCAGGCCGCGAGCGTGAGACCGGCTGCAGGGAAACCAGGCTCCGGACCACCCGCTAACGCAGGTGGTTCTGCCTTTTCGACCAAAGACCGCTTCGATATCGTCTCACGGCTCATCATCCTCGGCGATCCGGAAGCTCCGAAGCTGCTCGCTGAGCTCGAAAAGTCCGAAACCTCAGACGAAGCCAAACGATACGCCTACGCCGCGAAGGCCGGTTTTGCGACGGCTGAGAACAAGGCGAAGTTCTGGAACGATTTCGTAAACAACAAAGACATCTCAGAAAGGTGGATCGAGGCGGCATTTGGGAATTTTAACAACGTCCGCCATAGCGAAATCACACTGCCGTACCTCGAACGTGCTCTCGCCGAGCTGCCCAACCTGAAACGAAATCGCAAGATATTCTTCGTCAACGGCTGGCTCGGAGCCTTCATCGGCGGGCAGAAGAGCGAACAGGCTTTGGCGATCGTGAATAAATTTCTGGCGGATAATCCTGGTTTAGACAAGGACCTGCGGCTCAAGATCCTAGAGAATGTCGACTTGATCGAGCGAGCGGTGAAGATCAGAGCACGGTACTGA
- a CDS encoding energy transducer TonB encodes MPLNVRRFGTSVLGLLLFSAPFLVAQTAPVPPATTPQMGPPTSGDIMRDRISKSKAFIAVRNYNAAIYELENIRKESADPSVQSVVNVLLMNSYLEQGDYKRAQDLLGEFYAAQKTSKANASTNYMAVAGQIIKGARSRVERYRALGLSVSDRTLPLEALTDLEKMRETLELVITQSKEIGADKAKSADAMAMLEEASNSRSMLARDDYDSRRWKDEVADTREKMAVSRSVVMSAVNDPAADAALLAANNKPAETKPPVMQPVTSQQVPQPVLQPVVSTPSPSPTREREVKIVGSTPAETTTAQIEKPVYVPNTNPPPVAPKEGPKQAEPKQEETKPVETPKADSPKDGSPMAVGSLVPYATMQTKPVYPPAAKVVRAAGVVTVEVMIDESGMVAEVQKTSGPMMLQAAAKDAIRKWKFKPFVRDGQPVRATGFVNFSFAL; translated from the coding sequence ATGCCGTTAAATGTCAGGAGGTTTGGCACTTCCGTTCTAGGGTTATTGCTCTTTTCAGCACCGTTTCTCGTCGCGCAGACCGCTCCGGTCCCGCCGGCCACGACACCGCAAATGGGCCCGCCCACGTCGGGGGACATAATGCGTGATCGCATCTCCAAGTCGAAGGCCTTCATCGCCGTTCGCAATTACAACGCTGCAATTTACGAGCTTGAGAACATCCGTAAGGAATCCGCCGATCCGTCGGTACAGAGCGTTGTCAACGTTCTGCTCATGAACAGCTATCTAGAACAAGGCGATTACAAACGTGCTCAGGATCTACTTGGCGAATTCTACGCTGCTCAGAAAACGTCCAAGGCGAATGCGTCGACCAACTATATGGCGGTCGCCGGCCAGATTATCAAAGGTGCCCGCAGCCGCGTCGAACGCTATCGTGCCCTCGGCCTGAGCGTTTCTGACCGCACGCTGCCGCTTGAGGCTTTGACGGATCTCGAAAAGATGCGTGAAACGCTCGAGCTCGTCATCACTCAATCCAAAGAGATCGGCGCTGATAAAGCTAAATCGGCCGACGCGATGGCGATGCTTGAGGAAGCGAGCAATTCCCGCAGCATGCTCGCCCGCGACGATTACGACTCACGCCGCTGGAAGGACGAAGTCGCCGACACGCGTGAGAAAATGGCAGTTTCGCGAAGCGTTGTCATGAGCGCGGTCAATGATCCCGCGGCTGACGCGGCTTTGCTCGCGGCCAACAACAAACCTGCGGAAACCAAGCCTCCGGTCATGCAGCCCGTGACGAGTCAGCAAGTTCCGCAACCAGTTCTCCAGCCGGTCGTAAGCACTCCGTCGCCGAGCCCGACCCGCGAACGCGAGGTTAAGATCGTCGGGAGCACACCGGCAGAAACTACAACCGCTCAGATCGAAAAGCCAGTTTACGTTCCAAACACCAACCCTCCGCCAGTAGCTCCGAAAGAAGGGCCGAAACAAGCAGAGCCTAAACAGGAAGAGACTAAACCTGTCGAAACCCCAAAGGCTGACTCTCCGAAAGACGGTTCGCCGATGGCGGTCGGTTCGTTGGTTCCGTATGCAACGATGCAGACCAAACCCGTTTATCCGCCCGCAGCAAAGGTCGTCAGAGCTGCTGGTGTCGTGACGGTTGAGGTCATGATCGACGAATCCGGTATGGTCGCCGAGGTTCAGAAAACCAGCGGCCCGATGATGCTCCAGGCAGCGGCGAAAGACGCGATCCGCAAATGGAAATTCAAACCCTTCGTCCGCGACGGTCAGCCGGTCAGGGCGACGGGGTTCGTGAACTTTAGTTTTGCTTTATAA